Proteins from one Setaria italica strain Yugu1 chromosome V, Setaria_italica_v2.0, whole genome shotgun sequence genomic window:
- the LOC101761126 gene encoding lichenase-2 produces MATQGASTFFSGFDMALLLGVLASILARAASVGVCYGTSGDNLPPASTVVGMLRENGFTVVRLYWPDPAALAALAGTGIKVVVGAPNDVLPSLASSESAAAAWVRQNIQAHPLVTFRYVVVGNEVPAGETEHLVPAMENVHAALAAVGLGHVKVTTAISQGTIAVHLPPSAGAFTEEALSFMGYVVAFLERTRAPLLANLYPYFVYTLGLGHMDMSFALFTSPGTVVQDGEYGYQNLLEASVDALYTAVGKLGGSRVRVVVSETGWPTAGGAAASVENAMTYNQNLVRHVWKGTPRRPRRRVEAYVFALFNENLKEEGVEQNWGLFYPNMERVYPITFGA; encoded by the coding sequence GGGCAGCGTCCGTTGGCGTGTGCTACGGCACGAGCGGCGACAacctgccgccggcgagcaccgTGGTGGGCATGCTCCGCGAGAACGGCTTCACCGTGGTGCGCCTCTACTGGCCGGaccccgccgccctcgccgcgctcgccggcaCCGGCATCAAGGTCGTCGTTGGCGCGCCGAACGACGTCCTCCCCTCCCTGGCGTCCAGCgagtccgcggcggcggcctgggtCCGCCAGAACATCCAGGCCCACCCGCTGGTCACCTTCCGGTACGTCGTGGTCGGGAACGAGGTCCCCGCCGGCGAGACGGAGCACCTGGTGCCCGCCATGGAGAACGTccacgccgcgctcgccgcggtGGGGCTGGGCCACGTGAAGGTGACGACGGCCATCTCGCAGGGCACCATCGCCGTCCACCTCCCGCCGTCGGCCGGCGCGTTCACGGAGGAGGCGCTCTCCTTCATGGGCTACGTGGTGGCGTTCCTGGAGCGGACCCGCGCGCCGCTGCTGGCCAACCTGTACCCCTACTTCGTCTACACGCTGGGCCTCGGGCACATGGACATGAGCTTCGCGCTCTTCACGTCGCCGGGGAcggtggtgcaggacggcgAGTACGGGTACCAGAATCTGCTCGAGGCGTCGGTGGACGCGCTGTACACGGCGGTGGGGAAGCTCGGGGGCTCCAGGGTGCGGGTCGTGGTGTCGGAGACCGGGTggccgacggcgggcggcgcggcggcgtcggtggaGAACGCCATGACGTACAACCAGAACCTGGTGAGGCACGTGTGGAAgggcacgccgcggcggccgaggaggagggtggAGGCATACGTGTTCGCCTTGTTCAACGAGAACCTCAAGGAAGAAGGCGTGGAGCAGAACTGGGGGCTCTTCTATCCAAACATGGAGAGGGTCTACCCGATCACCTTCGGCGCCTGA